The following are encoded together in the Xanthomonas sacchari genome:
- the rapZ gene encoding RNase adapter RapZ, whose amino-acid sequence MTAGANTSTLVIVSGLSGSGKSVALKTFEDLDYYCVDNLPVELLPAFVKSLVREDAGPSKLAVGIDVRSRHSDLTQLSRWREAVAQFGLDARLLFFDANDEALIKRYADTRRRHPLSHQGLSLPEAIERERALTEPLREAADAVIDTSTLNVHQLRRRVTTEFALSAENTLSLLFESFAYKRGVPAEADFVFDARVLPNPHWDPELRPMTGRDSGVREYLDAQPDVQRYTAQLIDFLDTWLPRLRNDTRSYVTIAFGCTGGKHRSVYLAERLARHAREQGWPEVATFHREQD is encoded by the coding sequence ATGACCGCCGGTGCCAACACCTCCACCCTGGTCATCGTCAGCGGCCTGTCCGGCTCCGGCAAGTCGGTGGCGCTGAAGACCTTCGAGGACCTGGACTACTACTGCGTCGACAACCTGCCGGTGGAATTGCTGCCGGCCTTCGTCAAGAGCCTGGTGCGCGAGGACGCCGGCCCCAGCAAGCTGGCGGTGGGCATCGACGTGCGCAGCCGCCACAGCGACCTGACCCAGCTCTCGCGCTGGCGCGAGGCGGTGGCGCAGTTCGGCCTGGATGCGCGGCTGCTGTTCTTCGACGCCAACGACGAGGCGCTGATCAAGCGCTACGCCGACACCCGCCGGCGTCATCCGCTGTCGCACCAGGGCCTGTCGCTGCCGGAGGCGATCGAGCGCGAGCGCGCCCTGACCGAGCCGCTGCGCGAGGCGGCCGATGCGGTGATAGACACCAGCACGCTCAACGTGCACCAGTTGCGCCGGCGGGTCACCACCGAGTTTGCGCTGTCCGCCGAGAACACCTTGTCGCTGCTGTTCGAGTCCTTCGCCTACAAGCGCGGGGTGCCGGCCGAGGCGGATTTCGTGTTCGATGCGCGGGTGCTGCCGAATCCGCACTGGGACCCGGAGCTGCGCCCGATGACCGGCCGCGACAGCGGCGTGCGCGAGTACCTGGACGCGCAACCGGACGTGCAGCGCTACACCGCGCAGCTGATCGACTTCCTCGACACCTGGCTGCCGCGGCTGCGCAACGACACCCGCAGCTACGTGACCATCGCCTTCGGCTGCACCGGCGGCAAGCACCGCTCGGTGTACCTGGCCGAACGCCTGGCC